The segment TCCACATCGCCTCGACCGGCCGCCCCGGTCCGGTGCTGGTCGACATCACCAAGGACGCCCAGCAGGCGATCTGCGATTTCGAATGGGATCCGCAGCCTGAGCTTCCGGGGTACCGGCCGGTGACCAAGCCGCACGCCAAGCAGATCCGTGAGGCGGCAAAGCTGATTGCTGCCGCCAAGCGCCCGGTCTTCTATGTCGGCGGCGGCGTCATCCGTGCGCGCGCCGACAAGGAACTGCTCAGGCTTGCGGAACTGACGAACATCCCGGTTGTCACCACCCTGATGGCGCGCGGAGTCTTCCCGGATTCACACCGGCAGCACCTCGGCATGCCCGGAATGCACGGCACCGTCCCGGCGGTGGCCAGCATCCAGAAGTCCGACCTGCTGATCTCGCTTGCCGCCCGATTCGACGACCGGGTGACGGGCAAGCTGGAATCCTTCGCACCTCAGGCCAAAGTCATCCACGCGGATATCGACCCGGCAGAGATCTCGAAGAACCGGATCGCCGACGTACCAATCGTCGGTGATGCTCGCGAGGTGATCGCCGACCTGATCGATGAACTGACCGCTCACCATCTCGACGATATGGATCGCGAACGGACCGCCTGGTGGGGCGTGCTGGACGAACTGCGCGAAACCTATCCGCTCGGCTACGACAAGGCGGAGGACGGCAGCGGCAACCCGCAGCACGTCATCGAGCGGATCAGCGCGCATGCGGGTCCGGAGGCCATCTACGTGGCCGGCGTCGGGCAACACCAGATGTGGGCAGCACAGTTCGTGAAGTACGAGCGGCCGAACTCCTGGCTCAACTCCGGCGGCCTCGGCACCATGGGGTACTCGGTTCCGGCGGCAATGGGCGCAAAGGTTGCCGAACCGGATCGCGTCGTCTGGGCGATCGACGGCGACGGCTGCTTCCAGATGACAAACCAGGAATTGGCCACCTGCACGATCAACAACATCCCGATCAAGGTGGCGGTGATCAACAACTCGTCGCTCGGCATGGTGCGGCAGTGGCAGACACTGTTCTACGGCGGCCGGTACTCCAACACCGATCTGAACACCGGCCCGGACACGGTTCGGATTCCTGATTTCGTCAAGTTGGCGGATGCCTACGGCGCGGTTGGCTTGCGCTGCGAGCGGCCGGAGGACGTTGACGCGACGATCGAGAAGGCGATGAGCATCAACGATCGCCCGGTTGTCGTCGACTTCGTGGTGCACCGGGATGCCATGGTCTGGCCGATGGTGGCCGCAGGGGTCAGCAACGACGAAATCCAGTACGCCCTCGGCGTCAGCCCCAACTTCGATCGGGAGGAAGACTAATGTCCCGCCACACACTGTCAGTACTTGTCGAGAACAAGCCGGGCGTGCTCGCCCGGCTGACCGGCCTGATTGCCCGCCGTGGATTCAACATTCATTCGCTCGCGGTCGGAGTGACCGAGGTCGACGAGCTGTCCCGGGTCACCTTCGTCGTCGATGTGGCGTCCGCGCCGCTCGAGCAGATCACCAAACAGCTGAACAAGCTGATCAACGTGATCAAAATTGTGGAGCTCGAACCGGAGAACTCGGTGCAACGGGCTCACGTTCTGTACAAGGTGCGAGCCGACGCGGTCACGCGATCCCAGGTGGCCGACTCGGCGGCACTGTTCCGAGCCACGGTCGTCGACGTCACACCAGACGCCGTCACGGTGGAAGCCACAGGAGAGATGGACAAGCTCGAGGCCCTGCGCCGCGTGCTTGAACCGTTCGGGATCCGCGAGATCGTGCAGTCCGGAGCGGTGGCCATCTCACGAGGGTCCAAGTCGATTACCGACCGTGCGCTACGCAGCGCATAAGCTGAACTACGAAACAAGCAAGATCAATTGAAGGAGAAATTTACTGTGGCTGAGCTCTTCTATGACGATGACGCCGACCTTTCGCTGATCCAGAACCGCAAGGTTGCTGTGATCGGCTACGGCAGCCAGGGACACGCCCACGCGCTAAGCCTGCGTGATTCCGGCGTCGAGGTCCGGGTGGGACTCAAGGAAGGCTCGAAGAGCCGGGAAAAGGCGGAAGCCGAAGGCCTTGCCGTAGGCACTCCTTCTGAGGTTTCCGCTTGGGCGGACGTCGTTGTCATCCTCGCACCCGATCAGGTGCAGCGTCACCTCTACGCAGACGAGATTGCCGGGAACCTCGGCGAGGGCGATGTTCTGGTCTTCGGCCATGGCTTCAACATCCGATACGGCTACATCAAGCCGCCGGAGAATGTCGACGTCGTGATGATCGCGCCGAAGGGACCCGGCCACATCGTGCGCCGCGAGTTCGTCGACGGCCGCGGTGTTCCGGTCATCGTCGCCGTCGAGCAGGATCCGTCCGGCACCGCCTGGGACGTCGCCTTGTCGTACGCGAAGGGCATCGGCGGACTACGGGCCGGCGGCATCAAGACCACATTCACCGAAGAGACCGAAACCGATCTGTTCGGCGAGCAGGCCGTTCTGTGCGGCGGCGCCTCACAGCTCGTCCAGTATGGCTTCGAGACGCTGACCGAGGCTGGCTACCAGCCCGAGGTGGCCTACTTCGAGGTGCTGCACGAGCTCAAGCTGATCGTTGACCTGATGGTCGAGGGTGGCATCGCGAAGCAGCGCTGGTCGGTTTCCGACACTGCCGAGTACGGCGATTACGTGTCCGGCCCCCGGGTCATCTCACCAGATGTCAAGGACAATATGAAGGCTGTCCTCGCCGACATCCAGAACGGCAACTTCGCCAAGCGCTTCATCGACGACCAGGACGCCGGAGCTCCGGAGTTCAAGGAGCTGCGGGCCAAGTCCGAACAGCACCCAATCGAGGAAACCGGCCGCGAACTGCGCAAGATGTTCAGCTGGGTCAAGAGCAGTGAAGACGACTACGTGGAAGGCACCGCCGCACGCTAAGTGTTCTCGGCGCTAACCGATCGCCCTTGAGCACCGGGCCGTCACTTCCTTATCCAGGGAGTGGCGGCCCGGTTCGTTCGTGTAAGCGGAGGCGATCAGCCGGTTAGATGGTCGCGATACCACCGAGCGATCTCGTCGAAGCTCAGCTCGCCGGCCGCGGCGCTGATGACGAAGTCGTACGCATCGTCTTCCGCGGAAGACAGGCCGTATCCGTTCAGGACCAGGAACAGCTTGGTGCCGGTCCAGGCGAGCCGCTTGTTGCCGTCCACCAGCGGGTGATTGCGGACCAGCGACTCGAACAGGGCGGCCGCCTTCGCCTCAATCGTGGGATAGGCTGCCTCGCCGAAGAGCACGCTCTGCGGTCGGAACGCGGCCGAGTCCAAGAGGCCTATGTCGCGCACCTGGGCAACGCCGAGCCGAGTGGCGATGACCAGGAGTTCTTCGGTTCGAAGGTATTTCACTCGGCCAGGCGCTTGAGCAGTCCTGCGTCACGATTCAGGATCTCATCGAGCGCTG is part of the Saxibacter everestensis genome and harbors:
- the ilvN gene encoding acetolactate synthase small subunit, which gives rise to MSRHTLSVLVENKPGVLARLTGLIARRGFNIHSLAVGVTEVDELSRVTFVVDVASAPLEQITKQLNKLINVIKIVELEPENSVQRAHVLYKVRADAVTRSQVADSAALFRATVVDVTPDAVTVEATGEMDKLEALRRVLEPFGIREIVQSGAVAISRGSKSITDRALRSA
- a CDS encoding type II toxin-antitoxin system death-on-curing family toxin gives rise to the protein MKYLRTEELLVIATRLGVAQVRDIGLLDSAAFRPQSVLFGEAAYPTIEAKAAALFESLVRNHPLVDGNKRLAWTGTKLFLVLNGYGLSSAEDDAYDFVISAAAGELSFDEIARWYRDHLTG
- a CDS encoding acetolactate synthase large subunit yields the protein MVTPDQPARGVDAPSRPAVAKPAPPVRSLQNPEQDSKPQPKEQLSGAQAVVRSLELLGVDTVFGIPGGTILPTYDPLMASTKVRHILVRHEQGAGHAAEGYAVASGRVGVCIATSGPGATNLITAIADAHMDSVPLVAITGQQASSMLGTDAFQEADIVGMTLPVTKHSFLVQKAEDIPSAIAAAFHIASTGRPGPVLVDITKDAQQAICDFEWDPQPELPGYRPVTKPHAKQIREAAKLIAAAKRPVFYVGGGVIRARADKELLRLAELTNIPVVTTLMARGVFPDSHRQHLGMPGMHGTVPAVASIQKSDLLISLAARFDDRVTGKLESFAPQAKVIHADIDPAEISKNRIADVPIVGDAREVIADLIDELTAHHLDDMDRERTAWWGVLDELRETYPLGYDKAEDGSGNPQHVIERISAHAGPEAIYVAGVGQHQMWAAQFVKYERPNSWLNSGGLGTMGYSVPAAMGAKVAEPDRVVWAIDGDGCFQMTNQELATCTINNIPIKVAVINNSSLGMVRQWQTLFYGGRYSNTDLNTGPDTVRIPDFVKLADAYGAVGLRCERPEDVDATIEKAMSINDRPVVVDFVVHRDAMVWPMVAAGVSNDEIQYALGVSPNFDREED
- the ilvC gene encoding ketol-acid reductoisomerase, translated to MAELFYDDDADLSLIQNRKVAVIGYGSQGHAHALSLRDSGVEVRVGLKEGSKSREKAEAEGLAVGTPSEVSAWADVVVILAPDQVQRHLYADEIAGNLGEGDVLVFGHGFNIRYGYIKPPENVDVVMIAPKGPGHIVRREFVDGRGVPVIVAVEQDPSGTAWDVALSYAKGIGGLRAGGIKTTFTEETETDLFGEQAVLCGGASQLVQYGFETLTEAGYQPEVAYFEVLHELKLIVDLMVEGGIAKQRWSVSDTAEYGDYVSGPRVISPDVKDNMKAVLADIQNGNFAKRFIDDQDAGAPEFKELRAKSEQHPIEETGRELRKMFSWVKSSEDDYVEGTAAR